In a genomic window of Polycladomyces abyssicola:
- a CDS encoding transglycosylase domain-containing protein: MLLRVFRWFGLLLITGSALLLFTILYLKSKPLPPPEISMTTKIVDENGRVIDQLDDGEHRDPIRLSHIPRSLVAATLAAEDQSFYRHWGFSLKGIARAAWINLKEHRLAQGASTITQQLARNLYLTQDRTWSRKLKEAALTAQLELHYSKNEILEMYLNKIYYGHGAYGIQRAAKIYFGKPVGQLTLAESAMLAGIPRGPAFYSPFEHPERAKRRQRAILDTMAKRGFVQRAEAEEAKREPIVLAGKPPSENAASAPYFRDYIVKTAITQLGLDEELVHHGGLTITTTINLKMQKAAEQAVKQYVGNKKGLQAALISIEPKTGYIRAMVGGKSYRESQYNRVFAKRQPGSSFKPILYLAALQNGYTPLTRIESRPTAFTYQGKTYAPQNFGGSYANRPITLREAIARSDNIYAVTTHFRIGLDHLVQTARRLGVRSPLRAVPSLALGTYAVSPFEMGQVYATLANGGVRNPPTGILKIVDANGQVLYQHQPRPSQTVPAAPTFVLTHLLESVFDSGGTAHRVKQMLSRPMAGKTGSTNWDGWLSGYTPELATTVWVGYDRQRTLPHRDARLSQYIWGAYMLDALKKRPPVLFHPPNGVKGVYVDPDTDALATDTCPHPVLEYFVAGTEPKEPCPVHPSTSTDGQESPSIWDRIMQWFQ, encoded by the coding sequence ATGCTGTTACGCGTCTTTCGCTGGTTCGGCCTGCTTTTGATAACAGGATCGGCACTTTTGCTGTTTACCATACTGTACCTTAAATCCAAACCGCTCCCGCCGCCGGAAATTTCGATGACGACCAAAATCGTCGACGAAAACGGCCGGGTAATCGATCAACTGGATGACGGGGAACATCGGGATCCCATAAGGTTGTCCCATATCCCACGCTCATTGGTGGCGGCCACACTGGCGGCGGAGGATCAATCGTTTTACCGTCATTGGGGTTTCTCACTCAAAGGGATCGCCCGTGCCGCCTGGATCAATCTGAAGGAACACCGGCTGGCACAGGGGGCCAGCACCATCACGCAACAGCTGGCCCGCAATTTGTATCTGACCCAGGACCGGACATGGTCGCGCAAATTGAAAGAAGCCGCTTTGACTGCCCAGTTGGAACTGCATTATTCCAAAAATGAGATTCTGGAGATGTATCTCAACAAAATCTATTACGGCCATGGGGCTTACGGCATTCAGCGGGCGGCGAAAATCTATTTCGGCAAACCGGTGGGGCAGTTGACATTGGCAGAAAGCGCCATGTTGGCAGGGATTCCCCGCGGCCCGGCCTTTTACTCCCCGTTTGAACATCCCGAACGCGCCAAACGACGACAACGAGCGATTCTCGACACCATGGCCAAAAGAGGATTCGTTCAGCGGGCGGAGGCGGAAGAAGCCAAACGGGAGCCGATCGTCCTGGCTGGCAAACCCCCTTCTGAAAATGCCGCGTCGGCGCCGTATTTCCGCGATTACATCGTCAAAACGGCAATCACGCAGTTGGGGTTGGACGAAGAACTGGTGCATCACGGCGGACTGACCATCACCACGACGATCAACCTGAAGATGCAAAAAGCCGCAGAGCAAGCAGTTAAACAATATGTGGGCAACAAAAAAGGGCTTCAAGCGGCTTTGATCTCCATCGAGCCGAAAACGGGGTACATCCGTGCGATGGTCGGGGGGAAAAGCTATCGTGAATCCCAGTACAACCGAGTCTTCGCCAAACGACAACCCGGATCGTCTTTCAAGCCGATCCTGTATCTGGCTGCCCTTCAAAATGGATACACACCGCTGACGCGAATCGAGAGCCGCCCAACCGCTTTCACCTACCAGGGCAAAACATATGCACCGCAAAATTTCGGCGGTTCTTATGCCAACCGGCCCATTACATTGCGGGAAGCGATTGCCCGTTCAGACAACATCTATGCGGTGACCACCCATTTCCGCATCGGTCTGGATCATTTGGTGCAAACCGCCCGCCGCCTGGGTGTGCGCAGTCCGCTCAGAGCTGTTCCTTCCCTCGCATTGGGGACTTACGCCGTCTCCCCGTTTGAGATGGGGCAGGTTTATGCCACGTTGGCCAACGGTGGGGTGCGCAACCCACCGACCGGGATCCTGAAGATTGTGGATGCCAATGGCCAGGTGTTGTATCAGCATCAACCCCGGCCGTCGCAAACGGTTCCGGCCGCACCGACCTTTGTGCTGACGCATTTATTGGAGAGCGTATTCGATTCCGGAGGCACCGCCCATCGCGTAAAACAAATGTTGTCCCGTCCAATGGCTGGTAAAACGGGCAGCACCAATTGGGACGGATGGCTGTCCGGTTACACCCCCGAGCTAGCCACCACGGTATGGGTGGGATATGACCGGCAACGGACGTTGCCCCACCGCGATGCACGACTGTCCCAATACATCTGGGGTGCCTATATGCTCGATGCACTGAAAAAACGGCCCCCCGTCCTGTTCCACCCCCCGAACGGCGTCAAAGGCGTCTACGTTGATCCGGATACGGACGCATTGGCGACGGATACCTGTCCGCATCCGGTGTTGGAGTATTTTGTGGCCGGGACGGAACCGAAAGAACCTTGCCCCGTCCATCCTTCGACATCGACGGATGGACAGGAATCCCCGTCCATTTGGGATCGAATCATGCAGTGGTTTCAATAA
- the speE gene encoding polyamine aminopropyltransferase, whose amino-acid sequence MDKFETELWYTEKQTPNHGITTRINRTLHHEKSEYQSIDVMETRQFGNMLVLDGMVMTTDKDEFVYHEMITHVAMNTHPEPKNVLVVGGGDGGAIREILKHPTVETATLVEIDGRVIEVSKQFFPEIAGRLDDPRVQVRVEDGIKHIREHQNAYDVILVDSTEPIGPAVGLFQKPFYQGIYDALREDGIMVAQTESPWFNRDLIRQVFRDISDIFPITRLYTASIPTYPSGLWSFTIGSKKFDPVEVDESKLPHLDTRYYRPEMHKALFQLPQFVQELIEK is encoded by the coding sequence ATGGATAAATTTGAAACGGAACTCTGGTATACCGAAAAACAAACGCCCAATCATGGGATTACCACCCGGATCAACCGGACGTTGCATCACGAAAAATCCGAGTATCAGTCGATCGATGTGATGGAAACACGTCAGTTCGGCAATATGCTGGTGCTTGACGGTATGGTGATGACAACGGATAAAGATGAGTTTGTCTATCATGAGATGATTACCCATGTCGCCATGAACACCCATCCGGAGCCCAAAAACGTGTTGGTGGTGGGTGGTGGTGACGGCGGTGCGATCCGCGAAATTCTGAAGCACCCGACAGTAGAGACGGCCACATTGGTGGAGATCGACGGGCGCGTGATCGAGGTGTCCAAGCAATTCTTCCCGGAAATCGCAGGCCGTCTGGATGATCCGCGTGTGCAGGTTCGCGTGGAAGACGGTATCAAGCACATCCGGGAGCACCAAAATGCGTACGACGTCATTTTGGTGGACTCTACCGAACCGATCGGCCCGGCAGTGGGGTTGTTCCAAAAACCGTTTTACCAAGGAATTTATGATGCGTTGCGCGAAGACGGCATCATGGTGGCTCAGACGGAATCCCCGTGGTTCAACCGCGATTTGATCCGCCAAGTGTTCCGCGACATCTCGGACATTTTCCCGATCACGCGGCTGTATACGGCCAGCATCCCCACCTACCCGAGCGGTTTGTGGAGCTTCACCATCGGTTCGAAAAAGTTCGATCCGGTAGAGGTGGACGAAAGCAAGCTGCCGCATCTCGATACCCGTTATTATCGTCCGGAGATGCACAAAGCCCTGTTCCAACTGCCGCAATTTGTCCAAGAATTGATCGAAAAGTGA
- a CDS encoding YwhD family protein, protein MKKNKSGFNIIRNDSTTHGGYATGTLNLSNLSSVLIDGDQAKIDLGLIHAKSAVERGIKWTTDLEQVPNGKKYWVVWVAVDRNEKGPYYAGVTACSMVIDRGARIGWKILPEHVNHMDAALKRRIKLDGLSDVEKKALRDLLINNNEEMWNNSGDELKQALATTEN, encoded by the coding sequence ATGAAAAAAAACAAGTCCGGTTTCAATATCATTCGAAACGATTCCACCACTCACGGTGGATATGCTACGGGTACGCTCAATTTGAGCAATCTCTCTTCCGTGCTGATTGACGGGGATCAAGCCAAGATCGATTTGGGTCTGATTCATGCCAAAAGCGCAGTGGAGCGGGGAATCAAATGGACAACGGATCTCGAACAGGTGCCCAACGGCAAAAAGTACTGGGTCGTTTGGGTAGCGGTGGATCGAAATGAAAAGGGACCGTATTATGCCGGTGTAACCGCGTGTTCCATGGTAATCGACCGGGGAGCGCGGATTGGGTGGAAGATTCTCCCTGAACACGTCAACCATATGGATGCTGCCCTAAAGCGGCGGATCAAGCTGGATGGGTTGAGCGATGTGGAGAAAAAAGCGCTGCGTGATTTGCTGATCAACAACAACGAAGAGATGTGGAATAATTCCGGTGACGAACTGAAACAGGCGTTGGCCACCACAGAAAATTGA
- a CDS encoding DUF1934 domain-containing protein, which produces MIPVHLHIRSTIQSKDEWDDAIEQNEVGEFEVRDGQWVLRYWENKGTAEEVRTVVKAGENEVTVIRQGAITYRQTYRPGHETGSLIHTPAGESEMRVRTLDYRRDKRDNGGVILFSFRLHMGEEEMGQYQLQIEWTEGTERP; this is translated from the coding sequence GTGATCCCTGTTCACTTGCACATTCGATCAACCATTCAGTCTAAAGACGAATGGGATGACGCGATTGAGCAGAACGAAGTGGGAGAATTTGAGGTTCGAGACGGGCAGTGGGTGTTGCGATACTGGGAAAACAAGGGGACCGCGGAGGAAGTGCGTACTGTGGTGAAGGCGGGAGAAAACGAAGTAACCGTCATTCGCCAAGGAGCGATCACTTACCGTCAAACTTATCGCCCCGGACACGAGACGGGCAGCCTCATCCACACCCCAGCGGGGGAAAGCGAAATGCGGGTGAGGACGCTGGATTACCGGCGTGACAAACGAGACAACGGCGGGGTGATTCTCTTCTCTTTCCGGTTGCATATGGGGGAGGAAGAGATGGGACAATATCAACTCCAGATTGAGTGGACGGAGGGTACGGAGCGACCATGA
- the speB gene encoding agmatinase: MRFDEAYSGNVFIGATQDWDAAQAVIYGMPMDWTVSFRPGSRFGPARVREVSLVLEEFSPYLRREMAEVKYFDAGDIPLPFGNPEKSVEKIGAFVDEVLSHGKIPFGLGGEHLVTWPVVREVYRHFPDLAVIHLDAHADLRTDYEGEALSHATPLRKIAELIGPQNVYQFGIRSGTKEEFEYAERSGIHFHPFDVVEPLRNELPGLKGRPVYVTVDIDVLDPAFAPGTGTPEPGGITSRELLEAIHLIARSDVRVVGADIVEVAPAYDPTEQTPVAAAKVLREMLIGFVK; encoded by the coding sequence ATGCGGTTTGACGAAGCCTATTCAGGCAATGTGTTCATCGGTGCGACACAGGATTGGGATGCTGCGCAGGCCGTCATCTATGGCATGCCGATGGATTGGACGGTCAGCTTCCGTCCGGGTTCCCGGTTCGGCCCTGCGCGGGTGCGCGAAGTGTCATTGGTGCTGGAGGAGTTCAGCCCGTATCTTCGTCGTGAGATGGCTGAAGTGAAATATTTCGATGCGGGGGACATCCCGTTGCCTTTCGGCAATCCGGAGAAAAGCGTCGAGAAGATCGGTGCGTTTGTGGATGAGGTGCTCTCCCACGGCAAAATTCCGTTCGGGTTGGGAGGGGAACACCTCGTCACTTGGCCGGTGGTGCGGGAGGTATACCGGCATTTTCCCGATCTGGCTGTGATTCACTTGGATGCCCATGCGGATTTGCGGACCGACTATGAAGGGGAAGCGTTGTCGCATGCCACCCCCCTGCGCAAAATCGCCGAGTTGATCGGGCCGCAAAATGTGTATCAGTTTGGGATTCGATCCGGAACCAAGGAAGAGTTCGAGTATGCGGAGCGATCCGGTATTCACTTTCACCCGTTTGACGTCGTGGAACCGCTCCGAAACGAACTGCCCGGATTGAAAGGGCGGCCGGTGTACGTCACCGTGGACATTGACGTGTTGGACCCCGCGTTTGCGCCGGGAACGGGTACGCCGGAGCCGGGCGGGATCACCTCGCGCGAATTGTTGGAAGCCATCCACTTGATTGCCCGATCGGATGTGCGTGTCGTCGGAGCGGACATTGTCGAGGTGGCGCCCGCTTACGATCCGACGGAGCAGACACCGGTGGCGGCAGCCAAAGTGTTGCGCGAGATGTTGATCGGTTTTGTCAAATAA
- the argS gene encoding arginine--tRNA ligase codes for MNVFQRMKETLKEEIRQAVISAGIAQAEQIPEVMLEVPRDRSHGDLATNIAMQLARVAKKNPREIAAQIVNHINREKAHIRDIQVAGPGFINFFINRSYLAQVLVEIDEAKEAYGRTDAGQGQRVNVEFVSANPTGSLHLGHARGAAVGDSLCNILEAAGYEVTREYYINDAGNQIRMLALSLEARYLQALGHEAEIPEDGYRGQDIIDIAKELVDRDGDRYVSMEREERLAFFREYGLKRLLDRIREDLERFRVRMDVWFSETSLYESGAVEETLAELKEKGYTYEKDGALWLKSTAFGDDKDRVLIKQDGSYTYLTPDIAYHRNKYARADKVINIWGADHHGYIPRMKAAMAALGLDPEKLTVVVTQMVKLYQGGELVKMSKRTGKAVTMAELMDEVGVDAARYFFGMRSPDTHMDFDMDLAVSQSTDNPVYYVQYAHARINSVFRQAKERGIPLELDRDSLKRLQDDREFDLLQKLADFPSEIVTAAEQLAPNRVVRYLYELATQFHSYYNAERVIGDDAELTRARLALFAGVAQVIRNGLALVGVEAPEKM; via the coding sequence ATGAATGTCTTTCAACGCATGAAGGAAACACTGAAAGAGGAGATTCGCCAAGCAGTGATCAGTGCGGGCATCGCGCAGGCCGAACAGATTCCTGAAGTGATGCTGGAAGTGCCGCGCGACCGTTCACATGGGGATTTGGCAACCAACATCGCCATGCAATTGGCGCGGGTGGCCAAGAAAAATCCACGCGAGATTGCTGCGCAAATCGTCAACCACATCAACCGGGAAAAAGCGCATATTCGCGACATCCAAGTGGCCGGTCCCGGCTTCATCAACTTTTTCATCAACCGCTCCTATTTGGCCCAGGTGCTCGTCGAAATTGACGAGGCAAAGGAAGCCTATGGTCGTACTGACGCAGGGCAGGGACAACGCGTCAACGTGGAGTTTGTTAGCGCCAACCCGACGGGGAGCCTGCACCTGGGACATGCACGGGGGGCTGCGGTCGGTGATTCCCTGTGCAATATTCTGGAAGCCGCCGGGTATGAGGTCACGCGGGAATACTACATCAACGACGCCGGCAACCAGATCCGCATGTTGGCTTTGTCTCTGGAAGCCCGTTATCTGCAGGCCTTGGGGCATGAAGCGGAGATCCCCGAAGACGGATACCGGGGACAAGACATTATCGACATCGCCAAGGAATTGGTGGATCGGGACGGGGATCGGTACGTCTCGATGGAGCGCGAAGAACGGCTGGCGTTTTTCCGTGAATATGGATTGAAACGGCTGTTGGACCGCATCCGTGAAGATTTGGAGCGTTTCCGTGTCCGGATGGACGTCTGGTTCAGCGAAACCTCCCTGTACGAATCCGGAGCAGTGGAGGAAACCCTGGCCGAACTGAAAGAAAAAGGGTATACCTATGAAAAAGACGGTGCTCTGTGGTTGAAATCGACCGCATTTGGCGACGACAAGGATCGGGTGTTGATCAAACAGGACGGCTCCTATACCTACTTGACGCCGGACATCGCCTATCACCGCAACAAATACGCACGGGCCGACAAAGTGATCAACATCTGGGGGGCCGACCACCACGGCTACATCCCGCGAATGAAAGCGGCGATGGCAGCGCTTGGACTCGATCCGGAAAAGTTGACCGTCGTGGTTACCCAGATGGTGAAGCTGTATCAGGGTGGCGAGTTGGTCAAGATGTCCAAGCGCACCGGGAAAGCGGTCACCATGGCCGAACTGATGGACGAAGTCGGTGTAGACGCAGCGCGGTACTTCTTCGGCATGCGCAGTCCCGACACGCATATGGATTTCGACATGGACTTGGCCGTTTCCCAATCGACGGACAATCCGGTCTACTACGTGCAATACGCGCACGCTCGGATCAACAGCGTGTTCCGCCAAGCCAAGGAACGGGGCATCCCGTTGGAACTGGATCGCGATTCCCTGAAACGGTTGCAGGATGACCGGGAATTTGACCTGCTGCAAAAGCTGGCCGACTTCCCGTCGGAAATCGTAACGGCGGCAGAACAGCTGGCGCCCAACCGTGTGGTACGCTATCTGTACGAATTGGCCACACAGTTCCACAGCTACTACAACGCTGAACGCGTCATCGGCGACGACGCGGAGCTGACGCGGGCACGGTTGGCGCTGTTTGCCGGCGTAGCCCAGGTGATTCGCAACGGTTTGGCTTTGGTGGGTGTGGAAGCACCGGAAAAGATGTAA
- a CDS encoding peptide ABC transporter substrate-binding protein has product MRKPLCMAAILTAMSLLLSACDSLLPQVSSQNRIHPEKQVLNLTVNEEPATLDSAVAIDPHSVNLLNNVMEGLMRLGKDNKPEPAIAQQVEVSADKRVYTFHLREARWSDGKPVRADDFAYAWQRVLHPQTHSRSAYLFFPIQGAQDYHRGRIGWKQVGIRVVDEQTLRITLTRPIPYFLGLTTTSAYLPQRADIVERLGRSYGKNAAELVYDGPFRISGWERGKSIILTRNEQYWDKGEVFLETVRAAVVRDTAEGIQLYHTNQTDTARVDQIYADLYKKTSDWKEQPTASVQFLQFNLQNPLFRNPHIRKAFSYAIDREALTDDLLKDGSMPASSVIPPAILPINERSGEIVEKRPELHRFDPQLAHEWLRKGMNDLNLKRFPEEVVMTVPDTDKQVALFLQNQFRRNLGVEVKIDPKPLRGFPQQLDRGEFDIAINEWRASYRDPGGVLVAFSTEGPCNPGKWSASEYDRWLEQAASTADEEKRIGLYLKAEKKLLEDAVISPLDFQSEAFIQRKWVKNMVRHPFGADLTLKEAFIEGKK; this is encoded by the coding sequence ATGAGGAAGCCCTTGTGCATGGCCGCGATATTGACAGCCATGAGTTTGCTGTTGAGCGCCTGTGACAGCCTTCTGCCCCAGGTTTCCTCACAGAACCGGATTCATCCAGAGAAGCAGGTGTTGAATCTGACCGTCAACGAAGAACCTGCGACATTGGACAGTGCCGTCGCAATCGATCCGCATTCCGTCAACTTGCTCAACAATGTAATGGAGGGGTTGATGCGGCTGGGCAAAGACAACAAACCGGAACCCGCCATCGCCCAGCAGGTGGAAGTGAGTGCGGACAAGCGCGTGTACACATTTCATCTCAGGGAAGCACGCTGGAGTGACGGCAAGCCAGTGCGGGCCGATGATTTCGCCTATGCGTGGCAGCGGGTACTACACCCCCAAACCCATTCTCGGTCGGCGTATCTGTTTTTTCCCATTCAAGGAGCACAGGATTACCACCGCGGTCGGATCGGTTGGAAACAGGTGGGCATTCGGGTGGTCGACGAGCAAACGCTTCGTATTACGCTGACCCGTCCGATCCCGTATTTTTTGGGGCTGACAACGACATCCGCCTATTTGCCGCAACGGGCGGACATCGTGGAGCGGTTGGGTAGAAGTTACGGCAAAAATGCTGCGGAGTTGGTATATGACGGTCCGTTCCGCATTTCCGGATGGGAGCGGGGAAAAAGTATCATACTCACCCGGAACGAGCAGTACTGGGACAAGGGGGAGGTGTTTTTGGAAACGGTCAGGGCTGCTGTCGTTCGTGACACGGCCGAAGGGATTCAACTCTACCATACAAATCAAACCGATACAGCCCGGGTGGATCAAATCTATGCCGATCTGTACAAAAAGACTTCCGATTGGAAGGAGCAACCCACAGCCAGCGTACAATTCCTCCAGTTCAATCTGCAAAATCCATTGTTTCGCAATCCCCATATTCGGAAAGCATTCAGCTATGCGATTGACCGTGAGGCATTAACCGATGACCTGCTGAAGGATGGTTCAATGCCGGCCAGCTCCGTCATTCCACCTGCCATTTTGCCCATCAACGAACGATCCGGAGAAATAGTTGAAAAACGGCCGGAATTGCATCGGTTCGATCCCCAGCTGGCACATGAATGGTTAAGAAAAGGCATGAATGATCTGAACCTCAAGCGTTTTCCCGAAGAAGTGGTAATGACGGTGCCGGATACAGACAAACAAGTGGCGTTGTTTTTGCAGAATCAATTTCGCCGCAATCTGGGGGTGGAAGTCAAAATCGATCCCAAGCCGCTTCGCGGTTTTCCTCAACAGTTGGATCGCGGAGAATTTGATATCGCAATCAACGAGTGGCGTGCTAGCTATCGTGACCCGGGTGGAGTACTGGTGGCTTTCTCTACGGAGGGACCGTGTAATCCCGGCAAATGGTCCGCTTCGGAATATGATCGATGGTTGGAACAAGCAGCAAGCACAGCGGATGAAGAGAAGCGGATCGGTCTCTACTTGAAAGCGGAGAAAAAATTATTGGAAGATGCCGTAATCAGTCCGCTCGACTTTCAGTCTGAAGCTTTCATTCAGCGAAAATGGGTAAAAAATATGGTTCGCCACCCCTTTGGCGCGGATTTGACGCTGAAGGAAGCTTTTATTGAAGGGAAAAAGTGA